The region CGGCGTCACTTCGACGAGCGGCGCCTGACAGGTGTGCGCCAGCGATTCGATCAGCATGGTCTTCCCGGTGCCGCCCGGTCCATGCAACACGAGCGACATGCATTCCGATTTCGCCCATCGCGTAACATGGGTTCGCATCTGCTGAAGCGCAATCGCCACCGACGGCCGCCGCCCGACCGGCTTATCCGCGCCCGGAGTCCCGACCGCCGCCTGCACGAGCCCATAGTCGGGATAAAACAGCTCGCCGAGCCCGACCCCGGACGAACGCGGCCAAGACACCTTGAAGTGATCGAGGATCATGTCGTTGATCCCCGCATCCAGCATCCAGTTGAGCGACGCCAGGCTTTCCACGGCGTCGACCGATGCGATCAGGCCGGCTTTCGTCCGGTGGCGGTCGAACTCGCTGAACCAGCCTTCGATCTTCGAGCCGTCCTCCGAATAAGCGCACTGCCGTTCGAAGTAATGCAGCAGATGTTTCGCGAGCCGCTTGTCGAGTGGAAAATGGGCGAACCGGATCAGCTCCGCGACCGCCCCGAGCAATTCGTCGGTTTGTACCGAGTACTGGCTGCATTCATCGGCATGAAACGGCATCCGGCTCGACAACGTACCGTCGGCGGACAAGTCCGCGCAAATCAGCTTCGCGGCGAGTTCGAGGCGGGCGAGCGCACCCGTATCGAGTTCCCGATCCTTGCCCAGAAGGCGCGCATAGGCCGGCGCCGCATAGGCGAGTTCGATCGGTTCCCAGGTGCGGGTATCGGCGTGGTTGCTCGCGGCGAGCTGCGCGTCGATGACCGACGACAGGAAATTCCGGCACGCATCCATGCTGTCTCTCACACCACGTGCCGCGCTCCTGAAGTGTTGCCCCGCCTCTTTCATCCAGTGACCGTCGGCGGGCAGATGCAGTGCGTCGTCAGCCATGCGGATCCCGACCTTGATCGCACCGATCGCAAACTCGTGGCCGGTGAGCGCCGGCCAATCCGGCTTGCTTTTCAGCTCCAGTTCGAGCTTCACCTCCTCGAGATTCTGCACGAGCAACGTCAAGCTTTCTTTCGCCATGCCTTCGAACGCCTTGACGATGTCGTCGATGCTCGACTCGGACTTGATCAGGCCATCCACATCGAACACGACCTTACGCGAAGCTGACGCCAACTCGTTTCTCAATTCGAGGCTCAGCCGTTCCCTGTCGAGCGTCAGCCATTCCTCCGGGATGCCCGGGTATCGCAGCGTGTTCAGGTAAAGCGAAAGACCGTGCATATAGGCGAGCAACGCGCCCGTACGCTCGAGCGTGTCGGCCAGATCGCACAGTGCGCGCACGCACTGGCAGGTCGAATAGGCGGTGACCCAGCCCCGCTCGCCGGCGCGCACGCCGCCAATGCACCAGTCCGGCTTCGCCGCCGTGAAGATCTCGCGCACGATCCGGTACCAGGCCAGCATCGTCGGACGGGAAATGGCCAGGCGGCCGGTGGCAACGAACATCCGCATCGCTTCCGCAGCCGCCAGCACGGGGGCATAGTCCTTGTCGATCACGGCGAGCGAGAACTCGGATTGCCAGCGCTCGATTTCGGTTCGGTATGTGCCGATCTGCTCGGGGTCGCGCGCAAGCTGCAGGCCCAGCCGCGCATACTTGTATTTGTCATACAGAATCATGCTTGCCTGGCTTTTGGCGAGAAATTCACGCAGCGCCGCGTGCCCCTGTTTCGTCATGTTGGCGCAGCGCTCGCGGATCGCGTCGAGCGTCCGCAATTCTTCCATATGCGCTTCGAGGTCGTGCGACGACCCGTGGCCCTCTCTGTCACGCAGCGCCGCGTCACGCGCCTCCATGGAAGGGCTCGCCCCGGGCAGGGTCGGCTTTGGCATGGCGGTCTCCTTCGATAGCGCATCGCCCGATGCCGACCCGTCGCGCATCGTCTTCAGGACGATCACCGGCCGCCGATCTGCAATGCCTGCCCCGTAGCAATCACGAATCGCGGCGGCGAAATATCCTGCGAATCAGGTTTCAAGAAATAATTCTAGTAATTAAATCCGCCGCAAACGGGACTTACAAAAATAACGCGCAGTCGATTTTCCCGATTCAAGCATCGGCTAAATCCGTGTTTATTCAAAGTCAGCGGCGTTGCGCGCGCAATGGTGGACGCAGGGCGACACCCCGGGTGCGAGCAGCCTGTGGGTGAAGTCGTGACGGCATGAGTTGCACCGGCCTGCCCGTGTCATCCACGAGCGGGGCCGGGCGAAGGGGTGCGGAACGTCGATGCCGGGGGCGTGTCCGGATGGGCGCCCCTTCGCAGCCGATGCAAGCGGGCGACGACAGCGCGCACCGCGTGCAGGCCGGCCCCCATCCCAGGAAACAAGGCGTCGCTCAAGCCTTCGTCCGCAGCACGACAATGCCCGGCGTATCCCTCACATAGTCGAGGAAGGGCGTATCCACGACGCTCATGTTCGCTTGCCTCGATGACGCATTCCGGAATACCGGCTCTGCGCTCGTCTGGATAAAGAAGCCAACGTGCGTCACATCGAGCCCTTCGGTCTTTGCGTAGATGCCGATGAAATCACCGCTCCGCAGCTGCCCGACGACATGCGCGTCGACGTATTCGCCCGGGATGTAGACGACCGTCCGGGCCCTGACCGGCAAGCCCGGTAGATAAGTACCGCCGTCGGCCTTGAGGTTCAGTTGCTTGTCCACCGAGACCGCGTGCGCGCTCAGCGTCGCCGTGATGTCATCGGCGAGCACCGGGATCCGGTCCGACCAGTCCGTGAAGAAATGACGCCGCGTGGCAAAGCCGACCTGGCCGTCCACGTAGCGGGTCGAGATCAGGCTGTCGGTGAAGCTCTGCGTCGCGCTCGTTCTCCGGATCGCCTCGACGTAGTCGAGATACGTGAAGCAGTCCAGCCCCCTGAAATCGATGACCAGCCGCTCCGGCGCATCGGGCGACCCGACCAGCATGCCACCTTGATAAGGCGTATCGAGAAACTCGCGTGACACGATATCGATGACGTCGGCGACGCTGGCGTGCCGGTTCAGCGCCCGTAATGTCAGCAAGGTCTGAAGCTTGGTCGAGGTGATCGCGTCGAGACCGGCCGGTGCGACTCGCGCGTGATCCACGTGGCCGGCCGGGCTGATCGGCGAGGCCGGTTCGTTGCCGCCGCAGGCCGCGAGCGTCAACATCAGGGCGCTCGAAAGAATCGTCTTGCTCAGCACAGCACATCATCCTGTTCAGTTGACACGGCGTGCTCCCGCCCCACCCATGCGGAATCGTCCGCTTCCAACGGGAGCACGAATGCTCGGGCGCCGAAAAGATCGACCGGTCCAACCTTTTCCATAGGAGGATCGGCCCTTCGGGCCGGTGCGATATCAGCCGTACGCGCGCACGGCTGACTGACGTGAAGCCGCTGCCGGACCTGTCGCGGCGGCGCAAGCGCGATCAAACTTCCTCGCTTGCTAAGTCCACCAAATCATTTTCCGGATGGATGCCCAAGCTGGCGTCATTGTAGTGTCGAATTATCCCGAGGTCTTATGTTTATGCCCTCTTGCCCGGATCAGGACGCGCGGCGCGCCCGACAACGGGCATTCAATAGGATTTCGGCAAGCCCAGTACTTTTTCCGCGATGAAACACAGGATCATCTGCGGACTGACGGGCGCAATCCTCGGGATCATGCACTCGCGCAAATAACGTTCGACGTGATACGCCTTCGCGTAGCCCATCCCGCCCAGGGTCGCGAGCGCGGTCTGGCACGCCTGGAACGCCGCCTCCGCCGCGAGGTACTTCGCCGCATTGGCCTCCGCGCCGCACGACGCCTGCGCGTCGTAGCAAGCCGCCGCCTTCATCACCATCAGCCACGCCGCCTCCAGCTGCATCCACGCGAGCGCGAGCGGATGCTGGATCGCCTGGTTCTGTCCGATCGGCCGGCCGAACACCACGCGTTCGCCTGCGTAGCGCGTCGCGTGCCGCAGCGCGACCTGTCCGAGCCCGACCGCCTCCGCCGCGATCAGGATCCGCTCCGGATTGAGTCCGTGCAGCAGATATCGGAAGCCCTCGCCCTCGACGCCGATCCGGTCCGCCGCCGGCACGCGCAGTTCGTCGATGAACAGCAGGTTCGAGTCCACCGCGCGACGGCCCATCTTCTCGATCTCGCGAACTTCCACGCGCGCGCGATCGAGCGTCGTATAGAACAGGCTCAGGCCCTCGGTCGGCTTCGCGACCTGTTCGAGCGGCGTCGTGCGCGCGATGATCAGCATCCGGTCCGCGACCTGGGCGGTCGAGATCCAGATCTTGCGGCCCGTGATCAGGTAATGGTCGCCCGCCCTCACCGCCCGGGTTTTCAGATGCGTGGTGTCGAGCCCGGCGTCGGGCTCGGTGACGGCGAAGCACGCCTTCTCCTTGCCCGCGATCAGCGGCGGCAGGAAGCGCCGCTTCTGTTCCTCGGTGCCGAACACCTGCACCGGATTCAACCCGAAGATGTTCATGTGCACCGCCGACGCGCCGGACAAGCCCGCGCCCGACGCGCTGATCGTGCGCATCATCAGCGCCGCCTCGGTCATGCCGAGCCCCGCGCCGCCGTATTCGGGCGCCATCGCGATGCCGAGCCAGCCGGCCTCCGCGAGCGCCGCATGAAACGCGTGCGGAAACCCGCCCTCGCGATCGCGTTCCAGCCAGTAGTCATCGTCGAAGCGCGCACATATCCGCGCGATCGCGGCCTCGATCGCGCGCTGGTCGTCATTCAGCGTGAAGTCCATCCGTGCCTCCCTGGAAACCGTCGTCACCGCGCAACCCGAGGGGCGCGGGCAGCGCCCCGAACACCTCCGGCTCGCGTTCGATGAGTGCGGGCGGCGGTCAGGGCGCCATTGGAATCGACATTAAAATTCCCATGCATGAATTTATATTTATATTCAGGACTTATGAAGTCAAGTACGCGGAGCCGGCGTCCGGGCCCGATGCCACACGCAGTTCGCGCCGCCCCGCGAATCGCCTTGAGTCCTCGAATACGTTCGCGCACAATGTCGGCGCTGCACCGCATGCGAACGGAACGGCGTCTTCCGCGCCGCGCGCAGTCCGCATCCCGGAACCTAAAAAAACCAAGAACACGCACCGATGCCTACCGAGACAAAACCCATCCTGAACGGCCCGCGCGTCACGCTGCGGCCGCTGACCCGCGACGACGCGCCCGCGATGTTCGCGTCGCTCGACGATCCCGAACTGCGTCGCCTGACCGGCACGCATGCCTCGCACAGCCTGGAAGACGTGACCGCGCATTGCGCGCGGCTCGAAGCCAGCCCCGACCGCTGGGACTACGGCATCGTCGTCGACGGCCGGCTGATCGGCGAAGTCGTGCTCAACGATTTCCAGGCGGCCAATCGCAGCACGTCGTTCCGGATCGGCATCTGGGATCCTGCGGCGCGCAATCAGGGATACGGCTATGAAGCGACGCGCCTGCTCGTCGAGTTCGCGTTCGAGGCGCTCGGCGTGAACCGGGTCGAGCTGGAGGTCTTTTCGTTCAATCCGCGCGCGCGGCGCGTCTATGAGAAAGCGGGCTTCCGCGTCGAGGGCGTGCGGCGCGAGGCGCTGATCTGGGAAGACCAGGTGGTCGATTCCGTGCTGATGGCGCAGTTGCGCCGCGATCGCGCGACGCACGAGGAAGCGGCGCAAGCCTGAATCCGGCCGACGGGTTCACTCCCCTGGGCAGACCCGGTGGTCGATTCCGTGCCGATGGCGCAGTTGCGCCGCGCCCGCGCGACACATGAGGCATCGGCGCAAGCCTGAATCCGACCGGCTCGCCCCCGCGCGACGCCCCTCACCGCCGCGCAAACGCTCAGCCCCGCACCAGATCCTCCGGCGCGCAGCACAGCGCGCCCCACGCCTGCGCGAGGCGTTCGCCGCGTCCGAGCCTGAGCGACGCGTCGTCGAAGTCGACCCACACGATCTGGTCGACCTGGGTCGGGCGGGCCGGGGTTTCCTGGCTGCGCCCGTCCGACAGCACCCACAGCCAGCGCTGCTGCGCGGGCTGCCGGCGCGCGGCCTGCGCGAGCACGCGCTGGGCCGCCGCCACGCCGCGCGCGAGCGGCGTGCCGCCGCCGCCGCCGACCGGCGCGAGCCAGCGCGCATTCCACCAGCGCGGCACGGCCGGCCCGAAGCGCTGCTCGGCCGACTCGCCGCCGAAGCAGACGAGCGCCACCGTCTCGCGCCGGCGCGCGGCGCGCTCGAACAGCGCGACGATCAGCCCTTTCGCGCGCGCCAGCCGTTCGCCTTCGAGCATCGACGCGGAACAGTCGAGCAGGAAACAATGCAGCACGCCGCCGCGCGCCGCGTAGGGCCGATAGCGCAGATGCGCGGCGCGCAGGCGCTCGCCGCGCCGCGCGGCCAGGGTGGCCGGCCATGCGATGCGCGCGCCGGGCCGCCCGTGCGAATCCGGCGTCACGCCCTTGCCTGCGCGCCATCGAAGACCGCTGCTCGACGCAGCGGCGGCATCCGTTCGATGGCTCAGCGTTTTTTTAGCGGCAGCGGCACCACGCCCTTCACCGTTGCGGTCGCAACCGGTTCGGGCGGCAGATAACCCCAATCGCCCTCGCCGCCCGCCGGTCCGGCCTCGGGCGGCTCTCGGTCCGGCTCGTCCTGCCCGTGCGCGTCGTTCGGCATCGCGGCCGGCTCGCGCGGCGGCGCGGACGGCGCGGGCGGCTCGCGCGGCGGCGCGGGCGGCACGCCGCGCCGATGCCGCAACACCTCGGCCGCGACCCGCTCGACATGCGCGACGTCGATCGCCGCCGCGCCTTCGAGCGCCGCGAGCGCGCGCGCCGCGCGCAGCATCACGAGGTCGCCGCGCAGGCCGTCGATCGCCGCCTCGATGCACAGCGCGCTGACGCGCGCATGCACCGCATCGCCGAATTCAAGCGCGGGCAACGCCTCGCGCGCCGCGCGCAGCCGCTCGGCCAGCGCCGCCTGCGCATCGCGCCGCCCCGCGCAAAACCCTTCCGGGTCCGCGTCGAACGCGAGCCGCGCCTTGACGATCGCCTGCCGCTGTCCGCGCTCAAAGCAATTGTCGAGTTCCACCATCAGGCCGAAGCGGTCAAGCAGTTGCGGACGCAACTCCCCTTCCTCGGGATTCATCGTGCCGACCAGCGCGAAGCGCGCCGCGTGGCGATGCGAGACGCCATCGCGCTCGACCGTGTTGACGCCGCTCGCGGCGACGTCGAGCAGCGTGTCGACGAGCGCGTCGGGCAGCAGGTTGATCTCGTCGACATACAGCACGCCCTGGTGCGCGCGCGCGATCAGCCCCGGCGCGAACCGCACCGCATGGTCGGCGAGCGCGCTCGCGAGATCGAGCGTGCCCGTCACCTGCTCCTCGCTCGCCGACAGCGGCAAGGTGACGAAGCGGCCCTCGGGCAGCAGTTCGGCGAGCGCGCGCGCGGCGGTCGACTTCGCGGTGCCGCGCGGCCCGCTGATCAGCACGCCGCCGAGCCCCGGGTCGACGGCGACGAGCAGCAGCGCCTGCTGCAGCGCCGCCTGGCCGACCAGCGCCGTGAACGGAAACACCGGGCGCGCGGCCTCGGCGTGAACGGGGTGCGTCATCGTCGGATTCCTTCCAGATGCTGTTCGGTCGCGAGCAGGTGCGCCTCCACGGTCTCGCGGTAGGCGCCCGGCTGCTGCCAGAGGCCGCGCTGCATCGCTTCGAGCAGCCGCTCGCAGATGCCGTGCAGGGCCTGCGGATTGTGTTCGCGCAGGAACGCGCGG is a window of Burkholderia sp. FERM BP-3421 DNA encoding:
- a CDS encoding GNAT family N-acetyltransferase, producing the protein MPTETKPILNGPRVTLRPLTRDDAPAMFASLDDPELRRLTGTHASHSLEDVTAHCARLEASPDRWDYGIVVDGRLIGEVVLNDFQAANRSTSFRIGIWDPAARNQGYGYEATRLLVEFAFEALGVNRVELEVFSFNPRARRVYEKAGFRVEGVRREALIWEDQVVDSVLMAQLRRDRATHEEAAQA
- a CDS encoding ATP-binding protein codes for the protein MIVLKTMRDGSASGDALSKETAMPKPTLPGASPSMEARDAALRDREGHGSSHDLEAHMEELRTLDAIRERCANMTKQGHAALREFLAKSQASMILYDKYKYARLGLQLARDPEQIGTYRTEIERWQSEFSLAVIDKDYAPVLAAAEAMRMFVATGRLAISRPTMLAWYRIVREIFTAAKPDWCIGGVRAGERGWVTAYSTCQCVRALCDLADTLERTGALLAYMHGLSLYLNTLRYPGIPEEWLTLDRERLSLELRNELASASRKVVFDVDGLIKSESSIDDIVKAFEGMAKESLTLLVQNLEEVKLELELKSKPDWPALTGHEFAIGAIKVGIRMADDALHLPADGHWMKEAGQHFRSAARGVRDSMDACRNFLSSVIDAQLAASNHADTRTWEPIELAYAAPAYARLLGKDRELDTGALARLELAAKLICADLSADGTLSSRMPFHADECSQYSVQTDELLGAVAELIRFAHFPLDKRLAKHLLHYFERQCAYSEDGSKIEGWFSEFDRHRTKAGLIASVDAVESLASLNWMLDAGINDMILDHFKVSWPRSSGVGLGELFYPDYGLVQAAVGTPGADKPVGRRPSVAIALQQMRTHVTRWAKSECMSLVLHGPGGTGKTMLIESLAHTCQAPLVEVTPSDLVKGGEDSVEGRARAVFETLSMLSRVVILFDEFDPILRRRDASGKRATNFYSFLTPGMLPKLKALHERAKERRVAYALITNLVGTLDVPAIRKGRFDEVIGIYPPDPLSRAGYFARVAGDLAHADARRWSPGDDKLSRLVRVVARTRSIGMTLATSAGWFRCGDKSDLSRGPTAYIYGQCADWNVSPEPEDKCDDMRGTGRFAEREWEEWHSLCKWDDRVDEFERSCASKKDDEVGPEWKKVLEWPMQLEVIVALEKERKGREVGAAERQGKRKRWCLPGRRRGRAK
- a CDS encoding DUF1460 domain-containing protein, which produces MLSKTILSSALMLTLAACGGNEPASPISPAGHVDHARVAPAGLDAITSTKLQTLLTLRALNRHASVADVIDIVSREFLDTPYQGGMLVGSPDAPERLVIDFRGLDCFTYLDYVEAIRRTSATQSFTDSLISTRYVDGQVGFATRRHFFTDWSDRIPVLADDITATLSAHAVSVDKQLNLKADGGTYLPGLPVRARTVVYIPGEYVDAHVVGQLRSGDFIGIYAKTEGLDVTHVGFFIQTSAEPVFRNASSRQANMSVVDTPFLDYVRDTPGIVVLRTKA
- a CDS encoding ATP-binding protein — protein: MTHPVHAEAARPVFPFTALVGQAALQQALLLVAVDPGLGGVLISGPRGTAKSTAARALAELLPEGRFVTLPLSASEEQVTGTLDLASALADHAVRFAPGLIARAHQGVLYVDEINLLPDALVDTLLDVAASGVNTVERDGVSHRHAARFALVGTMNPEEGELRPQLLDRFGLMVELDNCFERGQRQAIVKARLAFDADPEGFCAGRRDAQAALAERLRAAREALPALEFGDAVHARVSALCIEAAIDGLRGDLVMLRAARALAALEGAAAIDVAHVERVAAEVLRHRRGVPPAPPREPPAPSAPPREPAAMPNDAHGQDEPDREPPEAGPAGGEGDWGYLPPEPVATATVKGVVPLPLKKR
- a CDS encoding vWA domain-containing protein codes for the protein MTPDSHGRPGARIAWPATLAARRGERLRAAHLRYRPYAARGGVLHCFLLDCSASMLEGERLARAKGLIVALFERAARRRETVALVCFGGESAEQRFGPAVPRWWNARWLAPVGGGGGTPLARGVAAAQRVLAQAARRQPAQQRWLWVLSDGRSQETPARPTQVDQIVWVDFDDASLRLGRGERLAQAWGALCCAPEDLVRG
- a CDS encoding acyl-CoA dehydrogenase family protein, with the translated sequence MDFTLNDDQRAIEAAIARICARFDDDYWLERDREGGFPHAFHAALAEAGWLGIAMAPEYGGAGLGMTEAALMMRTISASGAGLSGASAVHMNIFGLNPVQVFGTEEQKRRFLPPLIAGKEKACFAVTEPDAGLDTTHLKTRAVRAGDHYLITGRKIWISTAQVADRMLIIARTTPLEQVAKPTEGLSLFYTTLDRARVEVREIEKMGRRAVDSNLLFIDELRVPAADRIGVEGEGFRYLLHGLNPERILIAAEAVGLGQVALRHATRYAGERVVFGRPIGQNQAIQHPLALAWMQLEAAWLMVMKAAACYDAQASCGAEANAAKYLAAEAAFQACQTALATLGGMGYAKAYHVERYLRECMIPRIAPVSPQMILCFIAEKVLGLPKSY